The nucleotide sequence GAATTTCGGCCAGCGTTTCCAAGGCCGGCTCCCACCCCGGCCGGGCCGCCAGGGCCTGGCGTACCGACTGCTCTGCCTCTTGCAACCGCCCGAGGTCCAGGCACAGCTGGGCCGCCGCGTGGAGGGGGCGGAAGCTGTTGATCCCCGCGCTGCCGACGTGGGCACCGGGGGGAGGACAGGCCGCTGCCTGCAGATACGCCTTCAGCGCCTCCTCCCGCAACCCTTGAGCCCGCAGGGCGTCGGCGAATATCACAAAAAGATCGGCGTACTCCGGGTAGCGCTCGAGCTCCGGCCGCAGTGTCAACTCGACGTCGCGAAATTTCCCCAGGGCGAGCCAGACCATCCCCAGGTCTCGAAAGAGGGTGGGGCGGTACGGCGCCTGAAGGGGTGTCAACGAGGCCGCTCGGCTGAGCCACAGGGCAGCCCGGTCCAGGCGGCCGGCCTGGCACCAGGTGACCCCGACTTGATACGTGTAAAACGGGTGCCGGGGGTGATCCCGAAGCGCAAGCCTTAAAAGCCGGAGATTGCGCCGGACCTTATCCCGCCGGGCGATGATCTCGGGACGATACCCATGGTGGACAATCCGCCAAGGGGCTGCAACAGCCTGGGTGGATTCCGAAAAACCTTCTTTGACCCAAACGATTTGTTCATGAATGCGCCCTTGAAAATACACTCCGGGCTCTCGCCGAAACAGCCGAATCACCCGGTGGATCAACCGGTCGTCCATCGATGGGCCGAGGAGATTTTCAACATCGAGCCAAAAGCTTTTCGCCTCTGTATGACGGAGCACCTCCAGCCAACTCGAATCCGCGTCCCTCAGTTCCTCGTCGGCGTCCAGCCACAGGACCCACTCGGCCCGGACATGGGCGAGGCCCGCATTGCGCGCCTTCGAGAAATCGTCCTCCCAGGGGACGTGAATCACCCGGGCTCCAAAGCTCCTGGCCACCTCCGCCGTTCGGTCCCGGGATCCGGTGTCCACCACGATCCATTCGTCAGCCACACTGCGGGTGCTTTCCAGACTTTGCAAAATCGTATCTTCCTCATCTTTTGCCAACATCATCACGCCGAGGAAGGGTTTGCTCACCCGGCATCCCTCCTATGGAACGCCCGGGGATCAGGTTCCCTGGGCGTTGAAAAATACGTCAATGGTGGTGGAGGCCCCGGTCGTCGCCGAAGCGTAC is from Kyrpidia tusciae DSM 2912 and encodes:
- a CDS encoding tetratricopeptide repeat-containing glycosyltransferase family 2 protein, whose protein sequence is MSKPFLGVMMLAKDEEDTILQSLESTRSVADEWIVVDTGSRDRTAEVARSFGARVIHVPWEDDFSKARNAGLAHVRAEWVLWLDADEELRDADSSWLEVLRHTEAKSFWLDVENLLGPSMDDRLIHRVIRLFRREPGVYFQGRIHEQIVWVKEGFSESTQAVAAPWRIVHHGYRPEIIARRDKVRRNLRLLRLALRDHPRHPFYTYQVGVTWCQAGRLDRAALWLSRAASLTPLQAPYRPTLFRDLGMVWLALGKFRDVELTLRPELERYPEYADLFVIFADALRAQGLREEALKAYLQAAACPPPGAHVGSAGINSFRPLHAAAQLCLDLGRLQEAEQSVRQALAARPGWEPALETLAEILAARDVPEGDLVKSLASCAGTPPDQRSLVRALLHIGAYGEVIGLLDSEDTSLGSENRPLRVQCLVALGQWREACRIVELSIHSGDRPVPLSEEEIMDYALARWAQDQSLDRRLELPPVYQSIDARLMGSPASPDTQSHAAIGPDILRPLIQRAVQHRLIPLAEDLAALHSNGMDLFLAKTLYREGWVYLAADRLLRLLTRRELDAEGLFLLGEMLYDKGHWDQAAELFEQSAGLGFSRARPAAAAAALQSAKRMLEEAEALRPKRGGFAEERRAVGRALELLDGIGWHTHWRGRTRRNRHESAADLPLHDRQE